Proteins co-encoded in one Candidatus Methylomirabilota bacterium genomic window:
- a CDS encoding TRAP transporter substrate-binding protein, which produces MTLRRLARRSGTALAAAGAALALAVAPAAAQTYTLKIGNATINDVQHEWQKRWGARVEKRAGGRIKVEIYPASQIGSIPRMIEGLQLGTIEAWIGPPEFVVGHDVRFQALGAPGIFADMEHTYRALADPKFRDTVLSLGESKGMKGVSIIVYGPTSYATRKPIRKLDDFRGLKIRVFASPMQTLALARLGATAAPMPLDEVFPALQRGAIDGNRTGITIFTTFKYYDILKTVTETHDAMVTSIAMVSKLWYDKLPPDLQKVLVEEGEAVQKELFDWTVDFNNKGRQTWTDKGGELIKLPAADQAEMIKRLSTVGGEVVASQPRLKEVYDLMVQTAKAKR; this is translated from the coding sequence ATGACGCTCAGACGATTGGCACGGCGGAGCGGGACGGCGCTGGCGGCGGCCGGCGCCGCGCTGGCGCTGGCAGTGGCGCCGGCGGCCGCCCAGACCTACACGCTCAAGATCGGCAACGCCACCATCAACGACGTGCAGCACGAGTGGCAGAAGCGCTGGGGCGCCCGCGTCGAGAAGCGGGCGGGCGGGCGGATCAAGGTCGAGATCTATCCGGCCAGCCAGATCGGCTCGATCCCGCGCATGATCGAGGGGCTCCAGCTCGGCACCATCGAGGCGTGGATCGGGCCGCCCGAGTTCGTCGTCGGCCACGACGTGCGCTTCCAGGCCCTGGGGGCGCCCGGCATCTTCGCCGACATGGAGCACACGTACCGGGCGCTGGCCGACCCGAAGTTCCGGGACACCGTCCTGTCCCTGGGCGAGAGCAAGGGCATGAAAGGGGTCTCGATCATCGTGTACGGACCCACGTCGTACGCGACGCGCAAGCCCATCCGCAAGCTCGACGACTTCAGGGGGCTCAAGATCCGCGTGTTCGCGTCACCGATGCAGACGCTGGCGCTGGCCCGGCTGGGCGCCACGGCGGCGCCGATGCCCCTCGACGAGGTCTTTCCGGCCCTCCAGCGGGGCGCCATCGACGGTAACCGAACCGGCATCACCATCTTCACGACGTTCAAGTACTACGACATTCTCAAGACGGTGACCGAGACCCACGATGCCATGGTCACCTCCATCGCCATGGTGTCCAAGCTCTGGTACGACAAGCTCCCCCCCGATCTGCAGAAGGTCCTGGTGGAGGAAGGCGAGGCCGTGCAGAAGGAGCTCTTCGACTGGACCGTCGACTTCAACAACAAGGGCCGCCAGACCTGGACGGACAAGGGCGGAGAGCTGATCAAGCTCCCGGCGGCCGACCAGGCCGAGATGATCAAGCGCCTGTCCACCGTGGGGGGCGAGGTCGTGGCCTCGCAGCCCCGCCTGAAGGAGGTCTACGACCTCATGGTGCAGACGGCCAAGGCCAAGCGGTAG
- a CDS encoding type II toxin-antitoxin system VapC family toxin has product MTLVDTSVWVDHFRRGDDTLAALLTEAGVHCHPFIIGELACGRLRQRQAILALLANLPQLPVAEHEEVLAFVERHQLMGSRIGWIDAHLLAAARLTGIPLWTRDKGLRTVARRLGVAAEPPGNRAGRPSPGRP; this is encoded by the coding sequence GTGACGCTCGTCGATACCTCCGTCTGGGTCGACCACTTCCGGCGCGGCGACGACACACTGGCGGCCCTCCTCACCGAGGCCGGCGTCCATTGCCATCCCTTCATTATCGGCGAGCTGGCGTGCGGCCGGCTCAGGCAACGCCAGGCGATCCTGGCGCTTCTCGCGAACCTCCCTCAGCTCCCCGTCGCCGAACACGAGGAGGTGCTGGCGTTCGTGGAGAGGCACCAGCTCATGGGCTCGCGGATCGGCTGGATCGACGCCCACCTGCTGGCGGCCGCGAGGCTGACGGGAATTCCGCTCTGGACGAGGGACAAGGGACTTCGCACCGTCGCGCGCCGGCTCGGCGTGGCCGCTGAGCCCCCTGGCAATAGAGCCGGCAGGCCGTCTCCTGGTCGCCCGTGA
- a CDS encoding xanthine dehydrogenase family protein molybdopterin-binding subunit, with translation MIGASVRRTEDHRFLTGRGRYVDDLGFEHALHLALVRSVHAHARVGTVDSSRATSLGGVLGVFTLDDLPELRGALPPPVVAAVNLKDYRQSALADGVVRFAGEPLAVVVGTSPYVAADGAAAVAVEYEPLAAAVDPERATAPGAPRVHDAWGTNVAATVGLTFGDVEAALKGADLVVTRRFRFGRMSATALEPRAVAARWDAATGTLHLWSSAQIPYVVRQRVADALGLAAEAVRVTAPDVGGGFGSKGAVYPEELIAATLARRLGRPIRWTETRGESFLGTTHAADQIHDATLALSRDGSFLALVDDFLVDGGAYLPRGAVVANVTATHLPGLYRLAAFHCRGRLVVTHKAPSAPYRGAGRPHATFVVERLIDIAARSLDLDAVEVRRRNLLPPEALPFDRAIPYRDGMPIIYDSGDYPALLDEAIERSGYRKFRERQRAAREQGRLLGFGLATYNEGTAIGPHEGAAVVVEPDGRVGVAVGAPSQGQGHETILAQVCADRLGVALDAVVVSGGDTARFPFGSGTYASRIAVIVGNAVAEAAEAVRDKAARLAARALECSPRDIVVTGGRAEVKGAPDRGFTLGALATLALRPDLVRELGEPGLGATRYFSPASVTWASGVHTAIVEVDRETGAVKVLEYHVVHDAGREINPRLVEGQTQGGVAQGLGAALSEGICYDERGQLLTATLMDYGLPRADAVPSIEVAGRDSPSPLNPLGLKGTGEGSAGPPPAAIANAVADALALEGVEINEVPIAREAISRRAPRASAASS, from the coding sequence ATGATCGGCGCGTCGGTCCGACGCACGGAAGATCATCGATTCCTCACCGGGCGCGGCCGCTACGTCGACGACCTCGGCTTCGAGCATGCGCTCCACCTCGCCCTCGTGCGAAGTGTGCATGCTCACGCCAGAGTGGGGACGGTTGACAGCTCACGGGCGACCAGCCTGGGAGGCGTCCTCGGCGTATTCACCCTCGACGATCTGCCCGAGCTTCGGGGTGCCTTGCCGCCCCCCGTCGTGGCCGCCGTCAACCTCAAGGACTACCGCCAGTCGGCGCTCGCCGACGGTGTCGTGAGGTTCGCCGGAGAGCCGCTGGCTGTCGTCGTGGGCACCAGTCCGTATGTAGCGGCCGATGGCGCCGCGGCCGTCGCGGTCGAGTATGAGCCCCTCGCGGCCGCCGTCGATCCCGAGCGGGCGACCGCGCCGGGTGCGCCGCGCGTCCACGACGCCTGGGGCACCAATGTCGCGGCGACGGTGGGGCTCACGTTCGGCGACGTGGAGGCGGCGCTCAAGGGCGCCGACCTGGTTGTCACCCGGCGTTTCCGCTTCGGGAGGATGAGCGCGACGGCGCTCGAGCCGAGAGCGGTGGCGGCCCGCTGGGACGCCGCCACCGGCACGCTCCACCTCTGGTCCAGCGCCCAGATTCCCTATGTGGTGAGGCAGCGCGTCGCCGACGCTCTGGGGCTCGCGGCCGAGGCCGTGCGTGTCACCGCTCCCGACGTCGGCGGCGGCTTCGGCTCGAAGGGGGCCGTGTACCCCGAGGAGCTGATCGCGGCGACCCTGGCCCGGCGGCTTGGCCGGCCCATCCGCTGGACGGAGACCCGGGGAGAAAGCTTCCTCGGCACCACGCACGCGGCGGATCAAATCCACGACGCGACGCTGGCCCTCAGCCGTGACGGCTCGTTCCTCGCTCTCGTCGACGACTTCCTCGTCGACGGGGGCGCCTACCTGCCCCGCGGCGCCGTGGTGGCGAACGTCACGGCCACCCACCTCCCGGGGCTCTACCGGCTCGCCGCGTTCCACTGCCGCGGCCGCCTCGTCGTCACCCACAAGGCGCCGAGCGCGCCGTACCGCGGCGCGGGGCGGCCGCATGCCACGTTCGTCGTGGAGCGGCTCATCGACATCGCCGCCCGTTCGCTGGACCTGGACGCCGTCGAAGTTCGCCGCCGGAACCTCCTGCCGCCCGAGGCGCTACCCTTCGACCGCGCGATTCCCTATCGTGACGGCATGCCGATCATCTACGACTCGGGCGATTACCCGGCGCTGCTCGACGAGGCTATCGAGCGCTCGGGGTACCGGAAGTTCCGCGAGCGCCAGCGGGCGGCGCGGGAGCAGGGACGGCTGCTCGGCTTCGGTCTGGCCACGTACAACGAAGGCACGGCCATCGGCCCGCACGAGGGGGCAGCAGTCGTGGTGGAGCCGGACGGGCGGGTGGGCGTGGCCGTCGGCGCCCCCAGCCAGGGCCAGGGACACGAGACGATCCTGGCCCAGGTGTGCGCCGACCGCCTGGGGGTGGCCCTGGACGCCGTGGTCGTGAGCGGTGGCGACACCGCGCGGTTCCCGTTCGGCTCCGGGACCTACGCGAGCCGGATCGCGGTGATCGTCGGCAACGCCGTGGCCGAGGCCGCGGAGGCGGTGCGGGACAAGGCCGCGCGCCTGGCGGCCCGCGCCCTCGAATGCAGTCCTCGAGACATCGTCGTCACCGGCGGGCGCGCGGAGGTCAAGGGAGCTCCCGACCGTGGGTTCACGCTCGGCGCGCTCGCCACGCTGGCCCTTCGGCCCGACCTCGTTCGCGAGCTCGGCGAGCCGGGGCTCGGCGCGACGCGCTACTTCTCGCCCGCGAGCGTGACGTGGGCGTCGGGCGTCCACACGGCGATCGTCGAGGTCGATCGTGAGACGGGAGCGGTGAAGGTGCTCGAGTACCACGTCGTGCACGACGCCGGGCGTGAGATCAACCCGCGACTCGTGGAGGGGCAGACGCAAGGGGGGGTGGCTCAGGGGCTCGGCGCCGCCCTCTCCGAGGGGATCTGCTACGACGAGCGGGGCCAGCTCCTGACCGCGACCCTCATGGACTACGGGCTCCCGCGGGCCGACGCGGTGCCGTCGATCGAGGTCGCCGGACGCGATTCCCCGTCGCCGCTGAATCCGCTTGGCCTCAAGGGGACAGGGGAGGGATCGGCGGGCCCTCCTCCGGCGGCCATCGCCAACGCCGTCGCCGATGCGCTCGCCCTGGAGGGCGTCGAGATCAACGAGGTGCCGATCGCGCGAGAGGCGATCAGTCGTCGAGCGCCCAGAGCTTCGGCGGCGTCGTCGTGA
- a CDS encoding TRAP transporter small permease: MSAPGSRLVSGVRGAIRAVLGTLILVGVVINFANVVGRYVFLKPIIWAEEVLVFIMIWGVMLGATLVTWENQHLRMDAVYHLTPPRVRRWLNLLSTLAFLLAGVFLLVQSARVVALVAGTGQRSVVAEIPMVIPYGALPVSFGVMVIVLVWRFRTFVRGEL; the protein is encoded by the coding sequence GTGAGCGCGCCCGGCTCCCGGCTGGTGTCGGGCGTCCGCGGCGCGATCCGCGCCGTGCTGGGGACCCTCATCCTGGTCGGCGTGGTGATCAACTTCGCCAACGTGGTCGGCCGCTACGTCTTTCTCAAGCCGATCATCTGGGCCGAGGAGGTCCTCGTCTTCATCATGATCTGGGGCGTCATGCTGGGGGCGACGCTGGTGACCTGGGAGAACCAGCACCTCCGGATGGACGCCGTCTACCACCTGACGCCGCCGCGGGTGCGCCGCTGGCTGAACCTCCTTTCCACGCTGGCCTTCCTGCTGGCCGGTGTGTTCCTGCTCGTGCAGTCGGCGCGGGTCGTCGCCCTGGTTGCGGGCACCGGACAGCGGAGCGTGGTGGCCGAGATCCCGATGGTGATCCCCTACGGCGCCCTGCCGGTGAGCTTCGGGGTGATGGTGATCGTGCTGGTGTGGCGATTCCGGACGTTCGTGCGCGGGGAGCTGTGA
- a CDS encoding UbiD family decarboxylase, with protein MEDSSTLAPHDLREWIIRVEAIGQLKRITAEVDRDEEMGAITYMAHQSLGAPALLFERIRECPPGFGALWNLIGSSPDRFAIAVGEPTGLGVMELIERCRTKLGRGLPPVMVDGSGAPVNAHHQYGGDVDVTVFPAARHWAGDGGRYIGTADAIITRHPDEGWLNVGCYRQMVQDRNHVGLYLSPGKDARLHIERYWSRNEPCEVVAVWGVDPAMFVAASLGFSKTLSELEFIGGIKGVPVELVKGQAGSVPYPAHAEIVVEGVIQPNAMKLEGPFGEFTGYYGRPEDLAFLMEVKAVHHRADPILTHALMADYPANETSLLYSIARAAKIWNDLDKLGVPGIRGVYCHPAAAGGWGLTVVSLEQRYAGHAPQALALAAQVPGGAYYAKWIIAVDEDVDPSNMNQVLWAMATRCNPVEDIDILRQTWSTWLDPTQNPPEERPYGSKALINACMEHRYIKQFSKRTKVRRSVYESVARRWAELGFTTTPPKLWALDD; from the coding sequence GTGGAAGATTCCAGCACTCTGGCGCCCCATGACTTGAGAGAGTGGATCATCCGGGTCGAAGCGATCGGACAGTTGAAGCGCATCACGGCCGAGGTCGACCGGGACGAGGAAATGGGCGCCATCACCTACATGGCGCACCAGTCCCTCGGCGCCCCCGCGCTGCTGTTCGAGCGAATCAGGGAGTGCCCGCCGGGATTCGGCGCGCTCTGGAACCTCATCGGCTCCAGTCCCGATCGGTTCGCGATCGCGGTCGGGGAGCCGACCGGGCTCGGCGTCATGGAGCTGATCGAGCGGTGCCGGACGAAGCTGGGCCGGGGCCTCCCGCCGGTCATGGTCGACGGGTCGGGCGCGCCCGTGAACGCCCACCACCAATACGGCGGCGACGTCGACGTCACGGTGTTCCCGGCCGCGCGCCACTGGGCCGGCGACGGGGGCCGCTACATCGGCACGGCCGACGCCATCATCACCCGACATCCCGACGAGGGCTGGCTCAACGTCGGGTGCTACCGGCAGATGGTGCAGGATCGCAATCACGTCGGCCTCTATCTCTCGCCCGGCAAGGATGCGCGCCTCCACATCGAGCGATACTGGAGCCGCAACGAGCCCTGCGAAGTGGTAGCGGTCTGGGGCGTCGATCCCGCCATGTTCGTGGCGGCCTCGCTGGGGTTCTCCAAGACGCTCTCGGAGCTCGAGTTCATCGGCGGGATCAAGGGTGTCCCCGTCGAGCTCGTCAAGGGCCAGGCGGGCAGCGTGCCCTATCCGGCCCACGCCGAGATCGTGGTGGAGGGCGTGATTCAGCCCAACGCCATGAAGCTGGAGGGGCCGTTCGGGGAATTCACCGGCTACTACGGCCGGCCCGAGGATCTGGCCTTTCTCATGGAGGTGAAGGCCGTCCACCATCGCGCCGACCCGATCCTGACCCACGCGCTGATGGCCGATTATCCAGCCAACGAGACGAGCCTGCTCTACTCGATCGCGCGGGCGGCCAAGATCTGGAACGACCTCGACAAGCTGGGGGTCCCGGGCATCCGCGGCGTCTACTGCCATCCGGCCGCCGCCGGCGGCTGGGGGCTGACGGTGGTGTCGCTCGAGCAGCGCTACGCGGGCCACGCGCCGCAGGCCCTCGCGTTAGCCGCCCAGGTTCCCGGGGGCGCCTACTACGCGAAGTGGATCATCGCCGTCGACGAGGACGTCGATCCTTCGAACATGAACCAGGTGCTGTGGGCCATGGCCACCCGCTGCAATCCCGTGGAGGACATCGACATCCTGCGACAGACCTGGTCGACCTGGCTCGACCCGACCCAGAACCCGCCGGAGGAGCGCCCCTACGGGTCGAAGGCGCTGATCAATGCGTGCATGGAGCATCGGTACATCAAGCAGTTCTCCAAGCGGACCAAGGTGCGTCGATCCGTCTACGAGTCCGTCGCGAGGCGGTGGGCGGAGCTCGGCTTCACGACGACGCCGCCGAAGCTCTGGGCGCTCGACGACTGA
- a CDS encoding UbiD family decarboxylase: MSTGFREFLRDLEDAGELLRLPKAVDPRHLSALMAQAPQATLFEQVAGYPEWRAVGALLSTRRRLALALGCPEHAIATRFEEGIRRPIEAHLVDRAPCQEVVWTGEEADLTRLPLPMMHVKDGGPYISGTLVVAKDPEYGRNVGSYRMMYRTPRETGIDLVSSSDMRVYYQRALDQGRPLEIAVAVGVHPFELLAASYKAPIAVDEFAIAGGLQGAPVELVRCRTVDLEVPAQAELVLEGELLPIGWTADEGPFGEFSHITGEVKWNPIFRVRAITHRRDPIFYVLQMPWENDWLAAPVIEAAGLQALRVASVEPVAIRAPVGSCCYWTLIASIRKRPGEGMNALLALLSVAEVKLAIVTDDDIDIYNPDELDWAVTFRVQADRDVLIVPGGRGKHIDPSVRAGLLGKGGLPTTAKLGIDATIPEGVPRSHYERLRYFAKDAVRLEDYR; this comes from the coding sequence ATGAGCACCGGGTTCCGCGAGTTTCTCCGGGATCTCGAGGACGCGGGCGAGCTCCTGCGTCTGCCCAAGGCCGTCGATCCCCGGCACCTGTCCGCGCTGATGGCCCAGGCGCCCCAGGCGACGCTCTTCGAGCAGGTCGCGGGCTATCCCGAGTGGCGCGCCGTCGGCGCCTTGCTCTCGACGCGGCGGCGACTGGCGCTGGCCCTGGGCTGTCCCGAGCACGCCATCGCCACCCGCTTCGAAGAGGGCATCCGGCGGCCGATCGAGGCCCACCTCGTCGACCGAGCCCCGTGTCAGGAGGTCGTGTGGACCGGGGAGGAAGCCGACCTCACGCGCCTGCCCCTGCCCATGATGCACGTCAAGGACGGCGGGCCCTACATCTCCGGCACCCTCGTCGTCGCCAAGGATCCCGAGTACGGCCGCAACGTCGGCTCGTACCGGATGATGTACCGGACGCCGCGCGAGACCGGCATCGACCTCGTCTCCTCGTCCGATATGCGGGTCTACTACCAGCGCGCGCTCGACCAGGGGCGGCCGCTCGAGATCGCCGTAGCCGTCGGCGTGCACCCCTTCGAGCTGCTGGCGGCCTCGTACAAGGCGCCCATCGCCGTGGACGAGTTCGCGATCGCCGGTGGCCTCCAGGGGGCGCCGGTCGAGCTGGTGCGCTGCCGGACGGTGGACCTCGAGGTCCCTGCCCAGGCCGAGCTGGTGCTGGAGGGCGAGCTGCTCCCCATCGGCTGGACGGCGGACGAGGGGCCGTTCGGCGAGTTCAGCCACATCACCGGCGAGGTCAAGTGGAACCCCATCTTCCGTGTGCGGGCCATCACCCACCGCCGCGATCCGATCTTCTACGTGCTGCAGATGCCGTGGGAGAACGACTGGCTGGCGGCGCCGGTGATCGAGGCGGCGGGCCTGCAGGCGCTGCGCGTGGCCAGCGTCGAGCCGGTGGCCATCCGCGCGCCCGTCGGCAGCTGCTGCTACTGGACCCTGATCGCGTCGATCAGGAAGCGTCCCGGCGAGGGCATGAACGCGCTCCTGGCGCTGCTGTCGGTCGCCGAGGTGAAGCTGGCCATCGTCACCGACGACGACATCGACATCTACAATCCCGACGAGCTGGACTGGGCCGTGACCTTCCGGGTCCAGGCCGATCGTGACGTGCTCATCGTGCCGGGCGGCCGCGGCAAGCACATCGACCCCAGCGTGCGGGCCGGCCTCCTCGGCAAGGGCGGCCTGCCCACCACCGCCAAGCTCGGTATCGACGCCACCATCCCCGAAGGGGTGCCGCGCTCGCACTACGAGCGGCTCCGCTACTTCGCGAAGGATGCGGTGCGGCTGGAGGACTACCGCTGA
- a CDS encoding type II toxin-antitoxin system VapB family antitoxin, giving the protein MRTTLNIDDRLLEHARRLSGIREKTALVRAGLEALIGRESAQRLAALGGTETSLGRIPRRRSRRPGRAA; this is encoded by the coding sequence ATGCGGACGACGCTCAACATCGATGACCGCCTGCTCGAGCACGCACGCCGCCTGAGCGGCATCCGCGAGAAGACCGCGCTGGTCCGGGCGGGTCTCGAGGCTCTGATCGGCCGCGAGAGCGCCCAGCGCCTGGCCGCGCTCGGAGGGACCGAGACGTCGCTGGGCCGGATCCCGCGGCGACGGTCGCGGCGCCCGGGCCGCGCGGCGTGA
- a CDS encoding class I adenylate-forming enzyme family protein codes for MAGDTGSAAYVDPNTLLEEHARRRPDKIFVESPDQGSRVTFGEFEALSRRFANFLAGEGVGHGDRVSVLSDNAIEALVVFWGALRAGVIVNPINVEIQDKHVSRILHEVAPKLVFGSRELPGDPRGLLPPGPSWIPFGAWNAPSPPAGDLFLRLRAASDAPVAGRPARSGWSCIDYTSGTTDTPKGAIWTHEAYYAMSESSIDRLQLTEADTILDYRHFSWSSPQILSIGPTMQTGATLVLARKFSQARFFDWVREYGVTVAVGIPTVINMLLARPVAVTAAGLPKLRFMTSSTAPLSVERHVEFEKTYGIPIVQLAGGTETGFMCGNSPDRRKLGSIGRPTLNMRVRLLDEAGHEVPPGQEGEMVVSGRQMASAYWQGPDHLAPIPQDGFRNGDLARRDEDGYVYITGRKKDIIIKGGVNIAALEITNCLLEHPDVAEAATLGVRDGIYGELPVGFVAPRPGRSPREASLLQHLRAKLVDFKVPTAVVVLDTIPKNANGKIDRNALAALWERRTGRSA; via the coding sequence ATGGCGGGCGACACCGGCTCCGCGGCGTACGTCGACCCGAACACGCTGCTCGAGGAGCATGCCCGCCGGCGCCCCGACAAGATCTTCGTCGAGAGCCCCGACCAGGGCTCGCGGGTCACCTTCGGCGAGTTCGAGGCGCTGAGCCGGCGCTTCGCCAACTTCCTGGCCGGCGAAGGCGTGGGCCACGGCGACCGGGTCTCGGTGCTCTCCGACAACGCGATCGAAGCGCTGGTCGTCTTCTGGGGCGCGCTCCGCGCCGGCGTGATCGTGAACCCGATCAACGTCGAGATCCAGGACAAGCACGTGAGCCGGATCCTCCACGAGGTGGCGCCGAAGCTCGTCTTCGGGAGCCGGGAGCTGCCGGGCGACCCGCGGGGGCTCCTGCCCCCCGGCCCGTCCTGGATCCCGTTCGGAGCCTGGAACGCGCCGAGCCCCCCGGCCGGCGACCTCTTCCTGCGTCTCCGCGCCGCGTCGGACGCGCCGGTGGCGGGGCGCCCCGCGCGGAGCGGCTGGTCGTGCATCGATTACACCTCGGGCACGACCGACACGCCGAAGGGGGCCATCTGGACCCACGAGGCGTACTACGCCATGAGCGAGTCCAGCATCGATCGCCTCCAGCTCACCGAGGCCGACACGATCCTCGACTACCGCCACTTCAGCTGGTCCTCGCCGCAGATCCTCTCCATCGGGCCGACCATGCAGACGGGCGCCACGCTCGTGCTGGCGCGGAAGTTCTCGCAGGCGCGGTTCTTCGACTGGGTGCGCGAGTACGGAGTCACCGTCGCCGTCGGCATCCCCACCGTCATCAACATGCTCCTCGCGCGGCCGGTGGCGGTGACCGCGGCCGGCCTGCCCAAGCTCCGCTTCATGACCTCCAGCACGGCGCCCCTCTCGGTCGAGCGGCACGTGGAGTTCGAGAAGACCTACGGCATCCCCATCGTCCAGCTCGCCGGCGGCACCGAGACGGGCTTCATGTGCGGCAACTCTCCGGACCGGCGCAAGCTCGGCTCCATCGGCCGGCCCACCCTCAACATGCGCGTGCGCCTCCTCGACGAGGCGGGGCACGAGGTGCCACCCGGCCAGGAGGGCGAGATGGTCGTCAGCGGTCGCCAGATGGCCTCGGCCTACTGGCAGGGGCCGGACCACCTCGCGCCGATCCCCCAGGACGGCTTCCGGAACGGCGACCTGGCCCGGCGGGACGAGGACGGCTACGTCTACATCACCGGGCGCAAGAAGGACATCATCATCAAGGGGGGCGTCAACATCGCCGCGCTCGAGATCACGAACTGTCTGCTCGAGCACCCCGACGTGGCCGAGGCGGCCACGCTCGGTGTGCGGGACGGGATCTACGGTGAGCTTCCGGTGGGCTTCGTCGCGCCCCGGCCCGGGCGGAGCCCTCGGGAAGCCTCGCTACTCCAACACCTCCGGGCGAAGCTCGTGGACTTCAAGGTGCCGACCGCCGTCGTCGTTCTCGACACCATCCCCAAGAACGCCAACGGCAAGATCGACCGGAACGCGCTGGCGGCACTCTGGGAGCGGCGGACCGGACGCTCGGCGTGA
- a CDS encoding TRAP transporter large permease, whose protein sequence is MGWALALIPFTLLALGLPIFVILLVTVIVLLAFFMNVPFTVVPQTMFGSIDKFALLAVPFFIFAGEVMGKGGISERLIRWVQSMFGGLRGTLALTTVGTCEFFGAISGSSPATVASVGRLMYPALRAAGYEEKFALGLVTSSGAIASIIPPSILMILYGAAAEQSVAALFIGGVFPGLLIGVLTAIYIVFYVRGRALERTEGFRWGTFWRSTREGLGALGAPVVILGSIYTGVCTPTEAAGIAGVYGIVVTRYVYRDITWARLWDIAVSSVVLTAQIMIIVAASGAFAWLLTISGVPQTVVGVIQGLEVPPWLMLVVINVFLLSVGCLIDPTSATLILTPLLVPIVRTIGVDLIHFGIILTVNLSIGMFTPPFGLNIFVSQALFKASLTRIARGLVPFIVIQVAALMIITYVPWLSLYLTRFVR, encoded by the coding sequence GTGGGGTGGGCCCTCGCGCTGATCCCGTTCACGCTGCTCGCCCTGGGTCTCCCGATCTTCGTCATCCTGCTCGTCACGGTGATCGTGCTGCTGGCCTTCTTCATGAACGTGCCTTTCACGGTGGTGCCCCAGACCATGTTCGGCAGCATCGACAAGTTTGCGCTCCTCGCCGTGCCGTTCTTCATCTTCGCCGGCGAGGTGATGGGCAAGGGCGGGATCTCCGAGCGGCTGATCCGCTGGGTCCAGTCGATGTTCGGCGGCCTGCGGGGAACCCTGGCCCTCACCACCGTGGGGACCTGCGAGTTCTTCGGCGCCATCTCGGGGTCGAGCCCGGCCACGGTGGCCTCGGTGGGGCGGCTCATGTATCCGGCGCTCCGCGCCGCCGGCTACGAGGAGAAGTTCGCGCTGGGGCTCGTGACCTCGTCGGGCGCCATCGCCAGCATCATCCCACCCAGCATCCTCATGATCCTCTACGGGGCCGCCGCCGAGCAATCGGTGGCCGCCCTGTTCATCGGCGGTGTCTTTCCCGGGCTCCTCATCGGCGTGCTCACCGCGATCTACATCGTCTTCTACGTCCGCGGCCGGGCCCTCGAGCGGACGGAGGGCTTTCGCTGGGGAACGTTCTGGCGGAGCACGCGCGAGGGCCTGGGGGCGCTGGGCGCCCCGGTGGTGATTCTGGGGAGCATCTACACGGGCGTCTGCACGCCCACCGAGGCGGCGGGGATCGCCGGCGTCTACGGCATCGTCGTCACCCGCTACGTCTACCGCGACATCACCTGGGCGCGTCTGTGGGACATCGCGGTCAGCTCGGTGGTCCTGACGGCGCAGATCATGATCATCGTGGCCGCCTCCGGCGCGTTTGCGTGGCTGCTCACCATCAGCGGCGTCCCCCAGACCGTCGTCGGCGTCATCCAGGGGCTGGAGGTGCCGCCGTGGCTCATGCTGGTGGTCATCAACGTGTTCCTCCTGAGCGTGGGATGCCTGATCGATCCGACGTCGGCCACACTCATCCTGACGCCGCTGCTCGTCCCCATCGTGAGGACGATCGGCGTCGACCTCATCCACTTCGGCATCATCCTGACCGTCAACCTGTCCATCGGCATGTTCACGCCGCCGTTCGGGCTCAACATCTTCGTGAGCCAAGCGCTCTTCAAGGCTTCCCTGACCCGGATCGCCCGCGGCCTCGTCCCGTTCATCGTGATCCAGGTGGCGGCGCTCATGATAATTACCTACGTGCCCTGGCTGTCGCTCTACTTGACGCGCTTCGTGCGCTGA